GACCGCGACCGGCGGCGCCGGCGGCAAGACCACCGCGAACGTCGTGCCGTGACCGAGCGTCGACTCGATGTCGATCCGACCGCGCATCGACGTCACGATGCTCTGGCACACCGACAGGCCGAGGCCGGTGCCCTCGCCGGGCGCCTTGGTCGTGAAGAACGGATCGAACAGTCGTGGCAACAGGTCGGGCGCGATCCCCGAGCCGTTGTCGACCACCTCGATCGCGGCCTAGCCGCTGGGCCGTCGCCGGGTCCGGACCACGATCGAGTTGGCGGAGGTCGGGCGCGCAGGCATCGCGTGGCTGGCGTTGACGATCAGGTTGATCAGCACCTGGCCCAGGCGCGACTCGTTGACCAGCACGGTCGGCGTGTCGGCGTCGTAGTCGGTGGTCACCGCGGCCTGGTGGCGGACGACCGACGACACCAGCCGGATCGCCGCGTCGGCCACCGTGCGCACGTCGACGCGCACCAGCTGCTCCTGCTCGGGCCGCGCGAACGCGCGCAGGTCGGCGACGACGTCGCGGATCCGGCCCAGGCCCTCGCGCACCTGCGCCAGCGACTCGAGCATGGCCGGCGTGAGGCTGGCGGTGTCACCCAGGCGCATGCGGATCAGGTCGACGTTGCCGAGCACGTAGGTGAGCGGGTTGTTGATCTCGTGGGCGACGCCGGCCGCGAGCGTGCCGGCCGCGATCAGGCGATCGGCCAAGCGCAGGCGGGCGTCGACGAGCCGCTGCTCGCTCAGATCGGCCAGGGTGCCGAACATCTGGAAGGTGCGGCCGCCGGCGCCCGGCACCGCGCGCCCCTTGGTCTGGACCCAGCTGAGCTCGCCGGTCGGACGCACCAGCCGGTACTCCATCTGGCACGGCGCGCCGCGCGCGATCGCGTCGGTCATCGTCGCCGCGACCCGGGCGCGATCGTCTGGGTGGATCCGCTCGGTCCAGATCGCGGTCTCGATCTCGACGTCGCCGGGCAGCCGAGGATCTGCCCGAGGCCCTCGGAGATCCAGACCCGGCGCGTGTCCGGATCCCAGCGCCACAGGCCGACCCGCCCGGCGTCGAGCGCCAGGCCCAGCCAGGCCTCACGCTCGCGCAGCTCGCTGGCCGCGCGCTCGGTCTCCGCCAGCTGCCGGGCGAGCGCCTGGTTCTGGCTGGCGATCTCGGTCGCCTGCTGCTCGAGCTCGTCGAGCGCGGCGGCCGCGCCGGCGGCGAGGCGCAGGACCCGGCGGGCCCGGGACAGCAGGCCGCGCTCGCGCGGCAGCACGAGGTCGTAGGTGGCGAGGTGGGGCGTCGCGGCGGGATCGATCGTGACCGTCGCCGGCGGCAGGTCGTGCAGGGTGGGCAGGTTGCGCAGGATCCCGGCGACGAACCGCAAGGTCGGCAGCGAGCCGGCCTGGCCCGGGTCGATCGCGACCGTGAAGCGGGCGCGGCCGTCGCGGCGCGGCTCGAACCGCGCGGTCATGACCATCAGGTGCCGGCCCAGGCCCCAGCGCGCGAACAGCGCGTAGACGTCGTGCAGCGACAGGAAGGTGTTGGCGATCCGGACGAACGGGTGGCCCGTCCGCGCGCCGGCCCCGGCCACGAACAGCCGCTCGAGCTCGGCCGGCCCGCACGCGGCCTCGACCCGGTCCATCATCTCGACCCAGGTGCTCCACGGCACCCGGCCCGCGCGGGCCCGCACCTGGGCGGTCGTGATCGGCAGCCGCGCCCACAGCGTCTCCGCGTCGAGGCCGCGCTGCTCGACCACGTCGAGCAACAGCGCCGCCGTCTGCGCACTGACCTCGTTCACCGCTCTCGACTGTATCGCCATCCGGGGCCGGGGCGCGACCGGAGGGGCCCGTCACTCGATCATCGCGACCGCGCGGGCGTCGAGCTCGGCCTCCTCGGCCAGGCGCCGCAGGACGTCGACGAAACTCACGATTCCGACCGGGACCCCGTCGGCGTCGACGATCGGCACCGCGCCGATGCGGTGGTCGACGATGTGGCGGGCGACCACCCCGAGCTCGTCGTCGGGGTTCGCCGTGACCGGCGCTGGGGTCACGCGATCGTGGCGACCGGCGCGTCGAGCGCCGGGGCCGGCGCGCCGGCGTCGTTGCCGATCATCGGGCCGCGCAGATCGCGATCGCTGACGATCCCGACCAGGCGGCCGGTCTGGTCGACCAACGGCAGGTGCCGGAGGCCGCGGGCCACCATCAGCGCGGCGGCGGCGCCGGCGGTCGCCGTGGTCAGGATGGTCGCGGGCTGCGGGGTCATGATGTGGGCGATGCGGGTCATGGCGGCGACCCCACTGTCGCGCTCGCCGCGCGGCGGCGCAAGCCGTCCGAGGGCCCGGCCCGGCCCGGTCGCGCGCCGCGGCCGGCGGGGGTTGACGGCGGTGGCGGGGCGGGATCCGTCGGCTTGACGACCGACTGATATGGAGATATGTAAATATGATGTTGTCATCGGTCGAGGCCGCGGATCTGCGCCCGTACTCGCGCGCCTTCCGGGCGCTGGGCGACGAGACCCGGCTCCGGATCGTCGCGCTGCTCAGCCACGGCGAGCTGTGCGTCTGCCACGTCGAGCAGGCGCTCGGGCTCTCCCAGCCGACCGTGTCGCGCAGCATGGGCATCCTGCGCGCGGCCGGGCTGGTCGACGGTCGCCGCGACGGCAGCTGGGTCTACCGGCTGGTGCCCCAGGCCGTGCCGGCGCTGCAGGCCGTGATCGACGGGCTCGCCGAGGTGTTCGCCACGCCCCGGGTGCTGCAACGACCTCGTGCGCCTGAAGAAGGCGTGCGGCCCCGACGCCTGCCGCTGACCGCGCCGCGATCGGATCCACCATGGCCGCCGCCGACGTTGGGCTCGCGCACAAGCTGTCGTTCCTCGACCGCTACCTGACGCTCTGGATCTTCCTGGCGATGGGCCTCGGCGTCGGGCTCGGGTCGGCCGCGCCCGGGGTCACCGCCGGGCTCCAGCGGCTCAGCGTCGGCGCGACGTCGGTGCCGATCGCGATCGGGCTCATCCTGATGATGTTCCCGCCGCTGGCCAAGGTCCGCTACGAGGAGCTGGGCAAGGTGTTCCGCAACAAGCGGGTGCTGACGCTGTCGCTGGTCCAGAACTGGGTCATCGGCCCGGTGCTCATGTTCGCCCTGGCGGTGCTGTTCCTGCGCGATCACCCCGCCTACATGCTCGGCCTGGTCTTGATCGGCCTCGCGCGCTGCATCGCGATGGTGCTCGTCTGGAACGAGCTCGCGCACGGCGACCCCGAGTACTGCGCCGGGCTGGTCGCCCTCAACTCGATCTTCCAGGTGCTGTTCTTCTCGGTCTACGCGTACGTGTTCGCGACCGTGCTCCCCGGGATGGCTGGGGCTCGAGACCGTCGCGGTCAGATCACGATCGGCCAGATCGCGCGCAGCGTCGCGATCTACCTCGGCATCCCGTTCGCGGCCGGCTTCCTGACCCGGCGGGCGCTGGTCCGGGCCCGCGGGCGGGCGTGGTACGAGGCCGAGTTCCTGCCGCGGATCGGGCCGATCACGCTGGTGGCGCTGTTGTTCACGATCGTCGTGATGTTCTCGCTGCAGGGCGAGGCCATCCTCGACCGCCCGCTCGACGTCGTGCGGATCGCGATCCCGCTGCTGATCTACTTCGTCGTGATGTTCGTGGCGTCGCTCGCGCTGAGCAAGCGCTTCGGCGCGACCTACCCCCAGGCCGCGACGCTGTCGTTCACCGCGGCGTCGAACAACTTCGAGCTGGCGATCGCGGTCGCGGTCGCGACGTTCGGCATCGACAGCGGCGCCGCGCTCGCCGCGGTCATCGGGCCGCTGGTCGAGGTGCCGGCCCTGATCGGCCTGGTCCACGTCGCGCTGTGGGCCCGCCGGCGCTACTTCACCCCGGACCAGTGCTCGACCGGAAAACGTGACAAGCCCGGAGGCCCCATGACGCTCGGTCCCGCGCGCATCCTGTTCCTGTGCGTGGCCAACTCGGCCCGCAGCCAGATGGCCGAGGCGCTCGCCCGGCAGCCCTGGGCGACCGCGCGATCGTCAGAGCGCCGGCAGCCGGCCGAGCCACGTCAACCCGTACGCGATCGAGGTCATGGCCGAGCTCGGCGCCGACCTGACGGCCCACGCGCTCGAAGTCGGTCGAGCACGATCGATCCGGCCTCCGGTCGACACGGTGATCACGCTGTCCGCGCCGAGGAGGTGTGCCCGGTCTTGCTCGGCGGCGCCCGACGCCTGCACTGGCCGATCGCCGATCCGGCCAGCGACGATCCGACGCGCTGTCGGGCGACGACCTGCGCGCGCGGTTCCGGGCCGCCCGCGATCAGCTGCGCGGGCGGATCGAGGTCCTGGCGGCGCTGCTCGACGTGCCGGCCGGGCCGCGGGCCACCGAGTTCCACGCCAGCGTGCGCGTGAAGGACCTCGCACGGAGCACGCGGTTCTACGCCTGGCTGCTCGGCGCCCCGCCGCGGACCTGGACCCACCGCTACGCGACCTTCGTCGTGCCCGAGCTGCGCACCAACTTCGTCGTCGTCGTCGCCGACGGCCACGACCTCCACCACGACACGCTCTACCACCTCGGCGTCGAGGTCGCCGATCGCGCCGCGGTCGTGCGCGCCCACGCGCTGGCCCTGGAGCTCGGCGCGGGCGTGACCAAGCCGCCGCGCACGACCTGGCGCGGCACGCCGCTGCACGAGCTGTGGCTGCGCGACCCCCGACGGCAACCTCGTCGGGATCTACGCCCGCCTGACCGACGCCAGGCTGGCCGCCGCGCCGCCCGACCTCGAGCCGACCGCGCTGACCTGAGCGCGGGCCGAGGCGCTTCGGCGCCGCTCCGAACCGACGCGCAGGTCAGCGGCGCGCCATGCGGTAGGCCGGGACGTGACATCGTCGACGGTGACGGCGGGCCGACCTCGGTGGGTTGCCACGACGGCCGCAGGATCCCGCTCGTGACGCCGCTGATCGAGCCCGGGGCCGCGCGCGCCCATCAGCGGGCGTCCGTGCTCGACCGCCCGCGCCTGGTCGGCCGCGCCGCGCTGCCGCGCGCGCGCGGTGCCCCCGAGGTGACGGGCGGGCGGCGCAGCGTCCGCGGTGGCAAGTCGGCGTTCGCGCCTCGGACGCGCTCGGGTGGGGACCCCTGGCGCTCGAGATGCTGACCTGACCTGGATGAGACCGCGGACTTCGGCGCACCCGCTGCGCCTGCCTGGCCGTGGCGACAGGGCGGCTGCGCGTCAGAACCCGACGTTGGCCCCGAGCCGGTACGCAGGTCGTTGATCAGCTTAGCCTCGCCGCGCTTGAGCATCGGACCGAGCCCTGAGCTAAGCGTCGTGGCCCCAGCCGTAGTAGCTGGCGCCCAGGGTCAGCTCTCACTGGCGACCAGATCGTCGACGGGCGTCGACGAGGGGCGAAGCGGGCGACGGCCTGCCAGGGTCGGCTTGATGCGTAGCCGGCCTGGGTAGGGAAGCCGATGTACGCCGCTCCTGATCCGAGCGGGTGGACGCTCAGTCTGGCGGGTCATCGCGCATAGCCGCCGGTCGACGAGAAGCCCTGGGCCTTGACGATGTAGTCGAGCCCGAACTTGTCGTTCGAGGTGGTGTCCTTGTCGAAGTTGGTCTCCGCCCCGAAGCTGGCGGCGGCCGGCGCAGCGGGCCGCCGTCGAGGTCGGCCTCGCTGTAGCCCGGCCAGCGCCGCCGGAGTTGGAGCCCGACGCGGCCGATGAACACCGGCTTGAACCTCGGCCGGGACGTTGGTGACGCTGATGATCGGCTCGTCGGCCGGCCCGGCCTTGACCTCGAACTGGGCGGCGTCGCCGGTCCCGTTCCAGACGCCGACGGTCCACTCGATCTCCGGCGACTCCTCGTAGCCGTTGGATGCGACGCCGATGTCGCGGCCGGCGCCGAAGATCTTGTCGGTGATCGAGCGATCGGTCAGCTCGAGCTTGCCGCTCGAGGTATTCTGCCAGCGCGAACGGGCGCTTCCACTGGCGGCGCGGAACCACAGGTCGCCGCTCAGGCGCGTCGACGAAGGAAGTCCTGGCGACGGGTTGCCCTGGGCGAAGTCGGGCTGGAACTTGTAGCGGAGGTCGTCGCCGTGGAGGTTGCCCTCGAGCACGATCCGGGCGCGGCGGATCTCGGGAACGCGCCCTTGACCTCCTTCTCACCGGTCGCGACCCGGGTCATGTAGAGGTACGGCTCGGCCCGGGCCTTGAGCTGAGCGAGAACGCACCGTCGTCGCTCTTGATGGAAGCCCTTGGCGGAGCCGGCGTTTGCCGGTGGCGCTTGGCCTGGGCCGGCGCCTCGTCCGGCGGCGGATCGTCGGGCGGCGGCTCGTCGGTCTCGGTCGTCGGGGCCGATCACCCCCGTCGGTCCGTGGACGGTGCCGCCGGATCTCGGTCCGTCCTCGTCGGTGGGCTGCGCGCGCGCGAAACGTCGCTCAGCGAGAGAAATGTGGCGGCGGTGAACAGTCCTGCAGAGGTGCGAGCTCATCGTGCCCGCAAGGGTACGGTTCGCGCGGGGCGCGCTGTTCGCGCGGGCCGG
This window of the Myxococcales bacterium genome carries:
- a CDS encoding PAS domain-containing protein encodes the protein MALGSGHAPGLDLRGPRADPRLPGDVEIETAIWTERIHPDDRARVAATMTDAIARGAPCQMEYRLVRPTGELSWVQTKGRAVPGAGGRTFQMFGTLADLSEQRLVDARLRLADRLIAAGTLAAGVAHEINNPLTYVLGNVDLIRMRLGDTASLTPAMLESLAQVREGLGRIRDVVADLRAFARPEQEQLVRVDVRTVADAAIRLVSSVVRHQAAVTTDYDADTPTVLVNESRLGQVLINLIVNASHAMPARPTSANSIVVRTRRRPSG
- a CDS encoding CBS domain-containing protein; the encoded protein is MTPAPVTANPDDELGVVARHIVDHRIGAVPIVDADGVPVGIVSFVDVLRRLAEEAELDARAVAMIE
- a CDS encoding CBS domain-containing protein, giving the protein MTTSYLHISISVGRQADGSRPATAVNPRRPRRATGPGRALGRLAPPRGERDSGVAAMTRIAHIMTPQPATILTTATAGAAAALMVARGLRHLPLVDQTGRLVGIVSDRDLRGPMIGNDAGAPAPALDAPVATIA
- a CDS encoding metalloregulator ArsR/SmtB family transcription factor produces the protein MLSSVEAADLRPYSRAFRALGDETRLRIVALLSHGELCVCHVEQALGLSQPTVSRSMGILRAAGLVDGRRDGSWVYRLVPQAVPALQAVIDGLAEVFATPRVLQRPRAPEEGVRPRRLPLTAPRSDPPWPPPTLGSRTSCRSSTAT